One window of Saccharopolyspora phatthalungensis genomic DNA carries:
- a CDS encoding PPA1309 family protein, whose amino-acid sequence MSPETPEELTAALPSAAREIEEFVDAAGWDQPAQVFALVPTSRLLAAEPGLADQLDPAAPLTPIAQEALPAEDLAEALSRIEWPDQVSGCALVQEIVVLPPEAEAELPGEAEAARQAAAEHPERREARLVAAVLRDGGEACVMRLRTSGDDTGGEIVQDPSLAPNLLTALHATFAE is encoded by the coding sequence ATGTCACCGGAGACCCCCGAAGAACTCACCGCGGCGCTGCCGTCGGCCGCCCGCGAGATCGAGGAGTTCGTCGACGCGGCGGGTTGGGACCAACCGGCCCAGGTGTTCGCCCTCGTGCCCACGAGCCGACTGCTGGCCGCCGAACCCGGGCTGGCCGACCAGCTCGACCCGGCCGCACCGCTGACGCCGATCGCGCAGGAGGCGCTGCCCGCCGAGGACCTCGCCGAGGCGCTGAGCCGCATCGAGTGGCCGGACCAGGTTTCCGGTTGTGCGCTCGTGCAGGAAATCGTGGTACTGCCGCCGGAGGCGGAAGCGGAGCTGCCCGGCGAGGCCGAGGCGGCGCGGCAGGCCGCCGCCGAGCACCCGGAGCGCCGTGAGGCACGACTGGTCGCGGCGGTGCTGCGGGACGGCGGCGAGGCGTGCGTCATGCGGCTGCGCACATCCGGTGACGACACTGGCGGCGAGATCGTTCAAGATCCGTCGCTGGCTCCGAACCTGCTCACCGCCCTGCACGCCACCTTCGCGGAGTAG
- a CDS encoding YlbL family protein yields MNRRTWTLLTSVVLVVAFGLLGAFVRVPYVALGPGPTYDTLGLDGNVPVISIDGQQTFPTGGHLNMTTVSVTDQLSLFGALGLWISGRYALAPRELYFPPDKSEQQIEQENTRAFNDSQTSAETAALRYLGYPMKVVVGEIVKGSPADGVLEPGDHLLTANGKPVTDPPSLKAALNGTKAGDRVEIRFRHADQPERAASVQLAANPGSDPQGFLGVGAVERPDVNFHIKISLADVGGPSAGLMFTLAIIDKLTPGELNGGRFVAGTGEINPDGAVGPIGGIPFKMVKAREAGATTFLVPAGNCAEAKAQAPEGLQLAKVATLGDATKALDDLRDGQVPPSC; encoded by the coding sequence GTGAATCGCCGTACGTGGACGCTGTTGACAAGTGTCGTGCTGGTAGTCGCGTTCGGCCTGCTCGGCGCGTTCGTCCGGGTGCCGTACGTGGCGTTGGGGCCGGGGCCGACATACGACACGCTCGGGCTCGACGGGAACGTCCCGGTCATCAGCATCGATGGTCAGCAGACCTTTCCGACCGGCGGACACCTGAACATGACGACGGTGTCGGTGACCGACCAGCTTTCCCTGTTCGGCGCGCTGGGGCTGTGGATCAGTGGTCGGTACGCGCTGGCGCCGCGCGAGCTGTACTTCCCGCCGGACAAGAGCGAGCAGCAGATCGAGCAGGAGAACACCAGGGCGTTCAACGACTCGCAGACCTCGGCCGAGACGGCGGCCCTGCGCTACCTCGGTTATCCGATGAAGGTGGTGGTCGGCGAGATCGTCAAGGGCAGCCCGGCCGACGGGGTCCTGGAACCCGGCGATCACCTGCTGACGGCCAACGGCAAGCCGGTGACGGACCCGCCCTCGCTGAAGGCGGCGCTGAACGGGACCAAGGCCGGTGACCGGGTGGAGATCCGGTTCCGGCACGCCGACCAGCCCGAACGGGCCGCGAGCGTGCAGCTGGCGGCGAACCCGGGCAGCGACCCGCAGGGCTTCCTGGGCGTCGGCGCGGTCGAGCGTCCGGACGTCAACTTCCACATCAAGATCAGCCTGGCCGACGTGGGCGGCCCGTCGGCGGGGCTGATGTTCACCCTGGCGATCATCGACAAACTGACGCCGGGCGAGCTCAACGGCGGCCGGTTCGTCGCGGGTACCGGGGAGATCAACCCGGACGGCGCGGTGGGGCCGATCGGCGGCATCCCGTTCAAAATGGTCAAGGCCCGCGAAGCGGGCGCGACGACCTTCCTGGTGCCGGCGGGCAACTGCGCCGAGGCAAAGGCGCAGGCCCCGGAGGGGTTGCAGCTGGCCAAGGTCGCCACCCTCGGCGACGCCACCAAGGCCCTCGACGACCTCCGCGACGGCCAGGTCCCGCCCAGCTGCTGA
- a CDS encoding zinc-dependent metalloprotease, translated as MTNLPFGFSSQDPDDPDKGDSSQGRSEGGAGNSGDLPGFGFGGMPGPGGMPNFDIGQLGQMLTQLGQALSHSGSGGSGPVNYDLAKQLAVQQLHNSQRTERPSQEQVKAVEDAVRLAELWLDATTSLPAGVRSVQTWSSVDWVEKTLPTWQRLCDPVAQRMSSAWLEALPEEAKQAAGPLLSMLGQMGGMTFGSQLGSGLAQLGGEVLTSTDIGLPLGPAGTAALLPANIESFIEGLDRPISEATVFLAAREAAHHRLFSHVPWLGQRLLATVEEYARGIHIDTSALEDLASKIDPANPSSMQELMTSGMLEPKTTPEQQAALNRLETLLALVEGWVDMVAGDAVGERLPGAGALTETVRRRRASGGPAEQTFATLIGLELRPRRMRDAANLWRLLTERHGIEGRDRIWDHPDLLPGSSDLDEPLDFADRWGAGSADLDDPIAAIRRAEADQATKSDDERGGSTKHDDQDDGSSKRDDES; from the coding sequence ATGACCAACTTGCCGTTCGGGTTCAGCTCCCAGGATCCCGACGACCCCGACAAGGGCGACTCGTCGCAAGGCCGCTCTGAGGGCGGCGCCGGAAACTCCGGGGATCTACCCGGTTTCGGTTTCGGCGGCATGCCCGGACCGGGCGGCATGCCTAACTTCGACATCGGCCAGCTCGGCCAGATGTTGACCCAACTCGGCCAGGCGCTCAGCCACTCCGGCAGCGGCGGCTCCGGCCCGGTGAACTACGACCTCGCCAAGCAACTCGCGGTGCAGCAGTTGCACAACAGCCAGCGCACCGAGCGCCCCAGCCAGGAGCAGGTCAAGGCGGTCGAGGACGCGGTGCGACTGGCGGAGCTGTGGCTGGATGCCACCACCTCGCTGCCCGCCGGGGTGCGGTCGGTGCAGACCTGGTCGTCGGTGGACTGGGTGGAGAAGACGCTGCCCACCTGGCAACGGCTGTGCGATCCGGTCGCGCAACGAATGTCCAGCGCCTGGCTGGAGGCGTTGCCGGAGGAGGCGAAGCAGGCCGCCGGCCCGCTGCTGTCCATGCTCGGGCAGATGGGCGGGATGACCTTCGGGTCGCAACTGGGCAGCGGCCTGGCCCAGCTCGGTGGCGAGGTGCTGACCTCGACCGACATCGGCCTGCCGCTGGGCCCGGCGGGCACTGCCGCGCTGCTGCCCGCCAACATCGAGAGCTTCATCGAGGGCTTGGACCGGCCGATCAGCGAGGCGACCGTGTTCCTCGCGGCCCGCGAGGCGGCGCACCACCGGCTGTTCAGCCACGTGCCGTGGTTGGGTCAGCGGCTGCTTGCGACCGTCGAGGAGTACGCCCGCGGCATCCACATCGATACCTCGGCGCTGGAAGACCTGGCCAGCAAGATCGATCCGGCCAACCCGAGTTCGATGCAGGAGCTGATGACCTCGGGAATGCTCGAACCGAAGACCACCCCCGAGCAGCAGGCCGCGTTGAACCGGCTGGAGACGCTGCTCGCGCTGGTCGAGGGCTGGGTCGACATGGTCGCCGGGGACGCCGTCGGCGAACGGCTGCCGGGCGCCGGTGCGCTGACCGAAACGGTCCGGCGGCGCCGGGCGAGCGGCGGGCCGGCGGAGCAGACCTTCGCGACCCTCATTGGCCTGGAACTGCGGCCCCGGCGGATGCGTGACGCCGCGAACCTGTGGCGGCTGCTGACCGAACGCCACGGTATCGAGGGCCGGGACCGGATCTGGGACCACCCGGACCTGCTGCCGGGCAGCTCGGACCTGGACGAGCCGCTGGACTTCGCCGACCGCTGGGGCGCGGGCTCCGCGGATCTGGACGACCCGATCGCCGCGATCCGCCGCGCGGAGGCCGACCAGGCGACGAAGTCCGACGATGAGCGCGGTGGCTCGACGAAGCACGACGACCAGGACGACGGCTCGTCGAAGCGCGACGACGAGAGCTGA
- a CDS encoding M48 family metallopeptidase: MAEPQVEVRRSKRRRQTVSAYRDGDKIVVLLPARMSRAEEKRWVADMLSRLQRSETRRRSPARESDEALIQRCLELSARYLDGRAQPRGVRWVPPMRTRWASCTPSEATIRVSQRLRDVPGWVLDYVLVHELAHLLVPGHGADFWKWVRRYPKTERAIGYLEGISAAAQLGIGLDDDAEEPEAAAR, from the coding sequence GTGGCTGAACCCCAGGTCGAGGTGCGCCGCAGCAAGCGCCGCCGACAGACGGTTAGCGCCTATCGCGACGGTGACAAGATCGTGGTGTTGCTTCCGGCGCGGATGAGCCGCGCGGAGGAAAAGCGCTGGGTGGCGGATATGCTCAGCCGCTTGCAGCGCAGTGAGACGCGGCGGCGCTCGCCCGCGCGGGAGTCCGACGAGGCGCTGATCCAGCGGTGCCTTGAGCTGTCCGCCAGGTACCTCGACGGCCGGGCACAACCACGTGGTGTCCGGTGGGTGCCACCGATGCGCACGAGGTGGGCCTCCTGCACGCCCAGCGAGGCCACCATCCGGGTGAGTCAGCGCCTCCGAGATGTACCCGGTTGGGTGCTCGATTACGTGCTCGTGCACGAGTTGGCGCACCTGCTGGTACCCGGGCACGGCGCCGACTTCTGGAAGTGGGTACGCCGCTACCCGAAGACCGAGCGGGCCATCGGGTACCTAGAGGGGATTTCGGCGGCCGCCCAACTCGGCATCGGCCTGGACGACGACGCGGAGGAACCCGAAGCGGCAGCAAGATGA
- a CDS encoding DUF5679 domain-containing protein, with protein MAETYNGYCVKCREKRDFSGEVSETNGRRMAKGICPVCGTKMTRILGKA; from the coding sequence GTGGCCGAGACGTACAACGGCTACTGCGTGAAGTGCCGGGAGAAGCGTGACTTTTCCGGTGAGGTCTCGGAGACCAACGGTCGCCGGATGGCCAAGGGCATCTGCCCGGTCTGCGGCACCAAGATGACCCGCATCCTCGGTAAGGCGTGA
- a CDS encoding ABC1 kinase family protein, translated as MADIPRRATHRTAKLASLPLGVAGRMAAGWGKRLTGQNVAEINAEVSAKTAEQLFAVLGQLKGGAMKFGQALSVFEAAVPDEMAGPYREALTKLQSAAPPMPADSVHRVLGEQLGRAWRKRFAEFDDTPAAAASIGQVHRAIWHDGREVAVKVQYPGADEALRSDLRQLMRFSRLFQSLAPGAEIKPLLAELQDRMVEELDYRTEADNQRAFAKVFHGDADVRVPAVVASAPKAVVTEWVTGKPYARIIADGDREERNVAGRLLAEFHYSAPARVGLLHADPHPGNFMLLPDGKLAVIDFGAVSRLPDGLPTTFGRMIRLALEDKSAELLDLLREERFVQADREIQAEDVLAYLAPFVDPARMPTFHFTRRWLQRQAERVGDLRSPDFRTGRSLNLPPDYLLIHRVTLGATGILCQLDAEVGARDIIARWQPGFSD; from the coding sequence GTGGCCGACATTCCCCGCCGAGCAACACACCGCACCGCCAAGCTCGCCAGTCTGCCGCTCGGTGTCGCAGGTCGCATGGCCGCCGGGTGGGGGAAGCGGCTCACCGGGCAGAACGTGGCGGAGATCAACGCCGAGGTGTCGGCGAAGACCGCCGAACAGCTGTTTGCCGTTCTGGGCCAGCTCAAGGGCGGCGCGATGAAGTTCGGCCAGGCATTGAGCGTGTTCGAGGCCGCCGTGCCGGACGAGATGGCCGGCCCGTACCGCGAAGCGCTGACCAAACTGCAGTCGGCGGCTCCGCCGATGCCCGCCGACAGCGTGCACCGGGTGCTCGGCGAACAGCTGGGGCGCGCGTGGCGGAAGAGGTTCGCCGAATTCGACGACACCCCCGCGGCCGCGGCGAGCATCGGGCAGGTGCACCGGGCGATCTGGCATGACGGGCGTGAGGTCGCTGTCAAGGTGCAGTACCCGGGCGCGGACGAGGCGCTGCGCTCCGACCTGCGGCAGCTGATGCGCTTCTCCCGGCTCTTCCAGTCTCTGGCACCCGGCGCCGAGATCAAGCCGCTGCTGGCCGAGCTGCAGGACCGCATGGTCGAGGAGCTCGACTACCGCACGGAAGCAGACAACCAGCGGGCCTTCGCCAAGGTGTTCCATGGCGATGCCGATGTCCGGGTGCCGGCCGTGGTCGCCAGCGCCCCCAAGGCGGTCGTCACGGAATGGGTGACGGGCAAGCCGTACGCGCGGATCATCGCCGACGGCGACCGCGAGGAGCGCAATGTCGCAGGTCGGCTGCTCGCCGAGTTCCACTACTCCGCGCCCGCCCGGGTCGGCTTGCTGCACGCCGACCCGCATCCCGGCAACTTCATGCTGCTGCCGGACGGCAAGCTGGCCGTGATCGACTTCGGTGCGGTTTCCCGGCTGCCGGACGGCCTGCCGACGACTTTCGGCCGGATGATCCGGCTCGCGTTGGAGGACAAATCCGCGGAACTGCTGGACCTGCTGCGCGAGGAGCGGTTCGTGCAGGCCGACCGGGAAATCCAGGCCGAGGACGTGCTGGCCTACCTGGCGCCGTTCGTGGACCCGGCCCGGATGCCGACGTTCCACTTCACCCGGCGCTGGCTGCAGCGCCAGGCGGAGCGGGTCGGCGACCTGCGCAGCCCGGACTTTCGGACCGGGCGCTCACTGAACCTGCCGCCCGACTACCTGCTGATCCACCGAGTCACGCTCGGCGCCACCGGCATCCTCTGCCAGCTCGATGCCGAAGTCGGCGCCCGCGACATCATCGCTCGGTGGCAGCCGGGGTTTTCCGACTGA
- a CDS encoding class I SAM-dependent methyltransferase codes for MAAHSHDNIDWDEHLQHLRDGDELNAPEIAEVVAELLRPSDRTVLEIGAGAGGKAAAFAAALADSGGVLTIVDTAPQLLAAAGAHVKQVSDRVQVHAVRADAAEDSLAEELAQAGAPTQADLVFAALAVHHLPDQLAGVRRLASLVRPGGRLAIIEFGLATKVLPPDVGLSEPGLEARLIAAREDWFRQMRAEMPGSVRMPLGWGKALSASGLTEVRSWSYLVDRPAPVAGVARQAVLRRLEFLRRDAENRIGPADLAALDQLLDEASEHYAGNRDDVYYLAANTVHVGTRPVA; via the coding sequence GTGGCCGCGCACTCACACGACAACATCGACTGGGACGAGCACCTCCAGCACCTTCGGGACGGCGATGAGCTGAACGCACCGGAGATCGCCGAAGTCGTCGCCGAGCTGCTGCGCCCGTCCGACCGCACTGTGCTGGAGATCGGCGCCGGGGCGGGCGGGAAGGCGGCGGCCTTCGCAGCGGCGCTGGCGGATTCCGGGGGCGTGCTGACCATCGTGGACACGGCCCCGCAGCTGCTCGCCGCGGCGGGCGCCCACGTCAAGCAGGTTTCCGACCGGGTGCAGGTGCACGCGGTCCGGGCGGACGCCGCCGAGGACTCGTTGGCCGAAGAACTGGCGCAAGCCGGCGCTCCGACGCAGGCCGATCTGGTCTTCGCGGCGTTAGCCGTGCACCACCTGCCCGACCAGCTGGCCGGGGTGCGACGACTGGCGAGCCTGGTGCGTCCCGGCGGCCGACTGGCGATCATCGAGTTCGGGCTCGCCACCAAGGTGCTGCCGCCGGACGTCGGGCTGAGCGAGCCGGGACTGGAGGCCCGGTTGATCGCCGCCCGCGAGGATTGGTTCCGGCAGATGCGGGCCGAGATGCCCGGCTCGGTCCGGATGCCGCTGGGGTGGGGCAAGGCGCTCTCCGCGAGCGGCCTGACCGAGGTGCGCTCGTGGAGCTACCTCGTGGACCGCCCGGCCCCGGTCGCCGGTGTCGCGCGCCAGGCGGTGCTGCGACGGCTCGAATTCCTCCGGCGGGATGCCGAGAACCGGATCGGACCCGCGGATCTGGCCGCTCTCGACCAGCTGCTCGACGAAGCGAGCGAGCACTACGCCGGGAACCGCGACGACGTGTACTACCTCGCGGCGAACACGGTCCACGTCGGCACCCGGCCCGTGGCTTGA
- a CDS encoding WhiB family transcriptional regulator translates to MLTASVPIPRSGGVLLPDGDTVAGLFDGSATLDCRLPCRQDPDLWFAESPRDLDQAKSLCADCPIKAECLAGALSRGEPWGVWGGEIFERGAVVARKRPRGRPRKHPLPTETPVVGATKRQGQEQAA, encoded by the coding sequence ATGTTGACCGCGAGTGTGCCGATACCCAGGTCGGGCGGGGTCTTGCTGCCGGACGGGGACACCGTGGCCGGCTTGTTCGACGGCTCCGCAACGCTGGACTGCCGACTGCCCTGCCGTCAGGACCCGGACCTGTGGTTCGCCGAGAGTCCGCGGGACCTGGATCAGGCCAAGTCGCTGTGCGCCGATTGCCCGATCAAGGCCGAGTGCCTGGCCGGCGCCCTGTCCCGCGGTGAGCCCTGGGGGGTCTGGGGAGGCGAAATCTTCGAGCGCGGCGCGGTGGTCGCTCGCAAGCGTCCGCGCGGCCGCCCCCGCAAGCACCCGCTGCCCACCGAGACGCCGGTTGTCGGCGCAACCAAGCGACAAGGTCAGGAGCAGGCAGCATGA
- a CDS encoding ATP-dependent DNA helicase UvrD2 yields MTDQPRLLEGLDPEQRQAVIAPRGPVCVLAGAGTGKTRTITHRIAYLVQRGLVAPQQVLAVTFTARAAGEMRTRLRALGAAGVQAQTFHAAAFRQLRYFWPRVHETQMWQLTDNKFRLVVQAANKVGLSTEREDVRDLAGEIEWAKSSLIGPEQYPAAAAAADRDVPVLPEQLSKAFAAYEQLKNRAQALDFDDLLLHIAAILEEQPEIAEEFRSRYRSFVVDEYQDVNPLQQRVLDGWLGNRDDLTVVGDANQTIYSFAGASPKWLIGFPHKYPDATLVRLERDYRSTPQVVGLANQVIGAARERPAGTRLKLVGQRPDGPRPDFAEYDDETEEADAIARRIAQLAKRGVALSEMAVLFRVNAQSEVYEKALSDAEIPYQVRGGERFFARAEVRQAMVTLRAAVAYGGNDEDLPATVRAALREVGLTDEPPAGGAARERWESLIALVELAEELAATAPDADLARYVAELDARAEAQHPPTVEGVTLASLHAAKGLEWDAVFLVGLVEGTLPIQHADTDAAVEEERRLLYVGATRAREHLCLSWALARAGGRRYRRRSRFLYGLVPDEHPAALPNKVKQRELLSRPAKPEKPRCRICNATLAGTMDIKLGRCADCPSDVDEDLLSRLKAWRSERARQLKVPAYVVFTDATLTALAEQRPSDVSALVGISGIGASKVQKFGSDVLALIQREHRGGPETPGDAGFSDDRADSSKNTLRSARRSQ; encoded by the coding sequence ATGACCGATCAGCCGCGACTCCTGGAAGGTCTGGACCCAGAGCAGCGGCAGGCGGTCATCGCACCACGCGGACCGGTGTGCGTGCTGGCGGGCGCGGGCACCGGCAAAACCCGCACGATCACCCATCGGATCGCCTATCTCGTCCAACGCGGACTCGTTGCGCCGCAACAGGTGCTCGCGGTGACGTTCACTGCTCGGGCGGCGGGGGAGATGCGCACTCGGCTGCGTGCGCTCGGCGCGGCGGGCGTGCAGGCGCAGACCTTCCACGCGGCGGCCTTCCGGCAACTGCGCTACTTCTGGCCACGGGTGCACGAAACGCAGATGTGGCAGCTGACGGACAACAAGTTCCGACTGGTCGTACAGGCCGCGAACAAGGTCGGGCTGTCCACCGAGCGAGAGGACGTCCGGGACCTCGCCGGCGAGATCGAGTGGGCCAAGTCGTCGCTGATCGGCCCCGAGCAGTATCCGGCCGCCGCGGCCGCCGCCGACCGCGACGTCCCGGTGCTGCCGGAGCAGCTCAGCAAGGCATTCGCGGCCTACGAGCAGCTCAAGAACCGGGCGCAGGCCCTGGATTTCGACGATTTGCTGCTGCACATCGCGGCGATCCTGGAGGAACAGCCCGAGATCGCCGAGGAGTTCCGCAGCCGGTACCGGTCGTTCGTCGTGGACGAGTACCAGGACGTCAATCCGCTGCAACAGCGGGTGCTCGACGGCTGGCTGGGCAACCGAGACGACCTCACCGTGGTGGGCGACGCGAACCAGACGATCTACTCGTTCGCGGGCGCCTCGCCGAAGTGGCTGATCGGCTTTCCGCACAAGTACCCGGATGCCACCCTGGTGCGGTTGGAGCGGGACTACCGGTCCACGCCGCAGGTGGTCGGCTTGGCGAACCAGGTCATCGGAGCCGCGCGGGAGCGGCCGGCCGGCACGCGGCTGAAGCTGGTCGGGCAGCGCCCGGACGGCCCGCGCCCGGACTTCGCCGAGTACGACGACGAGACCGAAGAGGCCGACGCGATCGCGCGCAGAATCGCGCAACTGGCCAAGCGGGGTGTCGCGCTATCGGAGATGGCCGTGCTGTTCCGGGTCAACGCGCAGTCGGAGGTCTACGAGAAGGCCCTGTCCGACGCCGAGATCCCTTACCAGGTGCGCGGCGGCGAGCGGTTCTTCGCGCGCGCCGAGGTGCGCCAGGCAATGGTGACGCTGCGCGCCGCGGTCGCCTACGGCGGCAATGACGAAGACCTGCCCGCGACCGTGCGCGCCGCGCTCCGCGAGGTCGGGCTGACCGACGAGCCGCCTGCCGGCGGCGCCGCCCGCGAGCGGTGGGAGTCGCTGATCGCGTTGGTGGAGCTCGCCGAAGAACTCGCCGCCACGGCGCCCGACGCGGACCTGGCACGCTATGTCGCCGAACTGGACGCCCGCGCCGAGGCCCAGCACCCGCCGACCGTCGAGGGCGTCACCCTTGCCTCGCTGCACGCGGCCAAGGGCCTCGAATGGGATGCGGTGTTCCTGGTGGGTCTGGTCGAAGGAACCCTGCCGATCCAGCACGCCGACACCGACGCCGCCGTCGAGGAAGAACGACGCCTGCTCTACGTCGGGGCCACCCGCGCACGCGAGCACCTCTGCCTGTCGTGGGCGCTGGCGCGCGCCGGCGGTCGCCGCTACCGCAGGCGCAGTCGCTTCCTATACGGCCTGGTGCCCGATGAGCACCCGGCGGCGCTGCCGAACAAGGTCAAGCAGCGCGAGCTGCTGTCTCGGCCGGCGAAGCCCGAGAAACCGCGTTGCCGCATATGCAACGCCACGCTCGCGGGCACAATGGACATCAAGCTCGGCCGTTGCGCCGACTGTCCCTCCGATGTGGACGAGGACCTGCTGTCGCGGCTGAAGGCGTGGCGCAGCGAGCGCGCCCGACAGCTGAAGGTCCCCGCCTATGTCGTGTTCACCGACGCGACGCTGACCGCGCTCGCCGAGCAGCGGCCGTCCGACGTGAGCGCTCTGGTCGGCATCTCGGGGATCGGCGCGTCGAAGGTGCAGAAGTTCGGCTCCGACGTGCTCGCGCTGATTCAGCGCGAGCACCGCGGTGGCCCTGAAACGCCTGGTGACGCAGGTTTTTCAGACGATCGAGCGGATTCTTCGAAAAATACGTTGCGATCGGCACGGCGGTCCCAATAA
- a CDS encoding XRE family transcriptional regulator yields MTIPWNEVRERLGITPEQQELGRRITEAYVTGHRLAELRKTAQVTQVELARRMGIGQPRVSSIERGDIEALTVASLRSYVAALGGTVQLVARFGDTEIKLRVAESAV; encoded by the coding sequence ATGACAATCCCGTGGAACGAAGTCCGGGAGCGCCTGGGAATCACCCCGGAGCAGCAGGAACTGGGACGTCGGATCACCGAGGCTTACGTCACCGGGCACCGGTTGGCCGAGCTGCGGAAAACGGCGCAGGTCACCCAGGTTGAGCTGGCTCGGCGGATGGGCATCGGGCAACCTCGGGTGAGCTCCATCGAACGCGGCGACATCGAGGCGCTCACCGTGGCCAGCCTGCGCTCGTACGTGGCGGCGCTCGGCGGAACGGTGCAGCTCGTGGCACGCTTCGGCGACACCGAAATCAAGCTGCGAGTGGCCGAATCCGCTGTGTGA
- the nudC gene encoding NAD(+) diphosphatase has product MTSDVFAGAGFQLDSAPLLSRSTVDRREMLRDTPDGGAELWSTGRVVLVDAKGRTQIDADSRLVVHPASDFGERPAPNAILLGVERGISYWALRSEHDGAQDGWRDLRASGGLLNDTDAGLLTTAVGLLGWHDNARYCAVCGAATTRVRAGWARRCTGCDREEYPRTDPAVICLVHDGADHVLLARQPIWPPDRYSVLAGFVEVGESLEACVEREVAEEVGVAASDVRYLGSQPWPFPRSLMLGFAALADRSAPLIPADGEIEDARWVHRDTVRAALESEGAAVDGLRLPPGVSIASRMIRGWATWRG; this is encoded by the coding sequence ATGACCTCCGACGTGTTCGCCGGCGCGGGTTTCCAGCTGGACTCCGCCCCCTTGCTCTCCCGGTCCACTGTGGACCGAAGGGAGATGCTGCGGGACACCCCGGATGGCGGCGCCGAACTCTGGTCGACCGGACGCGTCGTGCTGGTGGACGCAAAGGGGCGCACTCAGATCGATGCTGACTCGCGGTTGGTAGTGCATCCGGCGTCCGACTTCGGGGAACGTCCGGCCCCGAACGCCATCCTGCTCGGCGTCGAGCGCGGAATCAGCTATTGGGCGCTGCGCAGCGAGCACGACGGCGCCCAGGACGGCTGGCGGGACCTGCGCGCCAGCGGCGGTCTGCTCAACGACACCGACGCCGGACTGCTCACCACGGCCGTCGGTCTGCTCGGCTGGCACGACAACGCCCGTTACTGCGCGGTGTGCGGGGCGGCGACCACGCGGGTCCGCGCCGGGTGGGCGCGGCGTTGCACGGGCTGCGACCGTGAGGAGTACCCGCGCACCGACCCAGCGGTGATCTGCCTGGTGCACGACGGTGCGGACCACGTCCTGTTGGCGCGCCAGCCGATCTGGCCGCCGGATCGGTACTCGGTGCTGGCCGGTTTCGTCGAGGTCGGTGAGTCACTGGAGGCGTGCGTCGAGCGCGAAGTCGCCGAGGAGGTCGGGGTCGCGGCCTCGGATGTCCGGTACCTCGGCAGCCAGCCCTGGCCGTTCCCCCGGTCGTTGATGCTGGGCTTCGCCGCGCTCGCGGACCGGTCCGCGCCGTTGATCCCCGCCGACGGGGAGATCGAGGACGCCCGCTGGGTGCATCGCGACACGGTTCGGGCGGCCCTGGAGTCCGAGGGCGCCGCGGTCGACGGGCTACGGCTCCCACCAGGGGTGTCCATCGCCTCCCGCATGATCAGAGGCTGGGCGACCTGGCGGGGCTGA